GTTGTAGACGTCTGGTTTACTAAcagttcatttgaccttttaattttattcaaTAGGATTAGTTTGAGACaaagtaataaataaaccatttgttttaattttatatttagtttagttttagtcaTTTTTCCAGATATCAATAAAACATGTCAAATTGCCTGTTTTGTCCGATCAACACTCATTTGTGTAACGTCTCCTGGGCAAATACAATATCTGCGCATTTAAAAGATAATTCTGGACCGAATTGTCATTTAGTTCTTCTATCGTCGTTACTGCTGATGAGTTTTGGCATCAACTAATCAACCAGCGGCACAGATAAAGTACTTGTACGTGTTTGAAGTGCtcaaacgcagcagcagcagcagatcaggagACAAATGGAGACGTAACTGTCGCCGTTCTttaggagctgcagctcagagcctgTAGAGCGCGAGGAGCCCAGCCAGCGTCGTCATGTTTCCAGCCGTTAAGGTGCCCTGTGCTAATTGGGAcaaggagcccccccccccccccccccccccttctcttcctcccctccccaGGACTATCCAACTTTTCCCAGTGCTCCGGCTGCTTTCTTCTGTCCCACAATGGGATTACGTTgggctgtggaggaggggagggggggctctgACTCTCAGTTGATCACATCAGAGACGGttctctgggtttttttttttttacaaaaattcATCTCCTTCAACGGAGCTCAGCTCTAATCGGACTAAGACTGGACGCCAGGAGGGAGCAGGCAGGGGGTGACGGACAGGAGACACAGAGATCAACTCTGTCACCGTTTATTAAACTCCTGTCCTGGACACTGTGACCaactgtgctctctctctcctcctgcacctgCACCAGAGCTAGCTGCGAAATCCACACGATGAGAAAATGAACATGAACGAACCTCCAACAATGAATCAGCAGATACTTCAGCTCCGTctgttcacttcctgttcattTTAGCGGAACTGAGCCTTCTTGTGATGGGGTGGTGTTGTGCTTGAGTGTAGTCAGCTTTACAGTGTCAAAGAACTGTGGTAGTTTGCTTGTGATATGATTAAATCTCGTAAGGAAACCAAATATATACATGTTTTCGGTTTTAGTGTATAATACTGAAGTGTAAACCTCTAAATGGGGGACGTTTGTGATGGCTCCAACTTTTACTTAGGAGTCTTCCACAGAACGTGGAGGCCGCTGCTGTTCCTCCCTTTGTTTATGTGGACTCTCAGGCCGACCAGCCCAATTAGCTGCTCTGATGGACCCATTTGCTGCGTCCCAATCCTTTCTGCACGCTGCCTTGTCTGGCGCTTCATCCGTCATGTCTGCCAGGCAGGCTTCGGCAGACAGCAGGAGTCCCGTCCCGGCCGGGAGGAAGGACTTTGGGTCTGAATGGGTCTGGGCCCAGGACACCTGCTGGCGGTGGGTGGGCGTGTGGGAGCCCTGTGCTTTGAGAAGCAGTGAGAACCGGCGTATTGGCCATTTAAAGAGATTAAACCAGCGAGAGCCCGCTCTGTAGCGCTGAGACAGACCGACCCCTGCCACCGCAGGTCACAGATCACCCAGCTAAGCCCCGAGTGGCTTTATTTGCTTAGCTTTAACCAGAGGGGAAGGGTAACGCGTTCCAGGCTTAACGCGAGATCAGACCGGGGAGGAAACGTCTTAACGTGACTGCACTGTTTTCAAACCAGGCAGTGTGTGATGAGATGAGCAATGAGAAGAGGTGCTTAAAAAGTTTTTGAATGGGTTGGTACATGAGCCAATTCAGCGTCTGGGGTTCATTTGCCGATAAATAGTCATTAAGGAGAAGAAGCCTGGCAGCACTTTGTTTTCATGTGGGAAGAAACTCAACAGCAAAGGCTTTAACAGCTTTTACTGTGTTGatataaatattcaaatgttgcACTTATGATATTACTATTGGTCCCAGTGGATGAAAAAAGGACTGGACGGGAGTTTCATTTAATGTCATAAAATATATTTGAGTTTTTCATTCATATAAACAAAAGCTGAAGCAATGAAGTGTGAACTCATCAAAGAGCAATAAATGCAGGACATTAAATATACATCTATTAAATAATCTTAGTTGGAGAAGCAGCTCCGCACTATGTACACAAGTCTTTATTCCACTGGTCCTCTGCGTGGGTTAACAGTGGTCAGTGCAGTCGTCGgacacgtccacgtccacgtctgacTCGGAGAACTCCTCGTCGCCTTCATCCCCGTGGCCCTGGGACCCGGGACTCTTGGGCGGCGCCGCCAGGCCCAGTTTGGCCAGcttggcctgctgctgctccaggctcTGCTTGCGCCACTTGATGCGTCGATTCTGGAACCACACTTTGACCTGGAGACAGCAAAAGCCACACCTTTAGAAACGTCGTAGCCGTCCCTAGATGCGCAATAGGCGCAGTGCTAACTGTGATGACGTGATCTGCTCGAGCGGTTCTGTACCTGGGCTTCTGTGAGCTGCAGAGCCGAGGCCAGGAGGAACCGCTCGGATCCCACCATGTACTGCTGCCGCGCGAACTCCTTCTCCAGCCGGGACAGCTGCTCCATGGTGAAGCTGGTGCGCATCCTCTTCGACTTTCCGCCCTTGCTTTTGAACGAATGGAGGTCTGCGCTGACTTTGGACAGTGAAGCTGTGGAGGATAAAAGCCGACACATTTAATCACAGTCTCGTGATTTTTTTTATGCATTGACACCAACGCTTCCGTGCTGCGCTCCCGGTGAACTCGTCGTTACCTTGTGCGTAAAACGCTCCGCGACACGATGTCTGGCAGGTGAAAGGTGGGCAGCAGTAGACAGGATATCCAGGTTGCGCGTGCAGCACGTTGGGCGAGTAGACGTACGGCGCCGGTGCCATCGGTAAGCCCGCGTGCCCGGTGACGGAGAGAACCGTGGCCGCAGGCTGATACTTCCCTCCACACTGACCAGGACTCGCCCGGCCGCTGCTCGTGTCCTCAGTCTTGCCGAGCAACGCGTCGATAGTGAAGGATTTCCCACTCGGAGGTTTCGTGGACGAGGCGCACGGGCTCCCCTGGTACTGCGGGTACAGCGATGCCGGCGCGTAATTACGCACGGAGTATCCATAAGTTCCAACGGGCACGGCGGGCACCTGCATTGTGGGACGTGTTaccaggtaaaaaaaacaaccaaagcaGGAGAGGTCCTCGCTGAGAGACGCCGCTTCTCCGAAGTGCAGCCAGAAAGTGAACGCGGCTCCTGTGCGGAGACGCCTCATTTATAGTGCGCGCGGACACGGAGGTGTCAACAGCCCCCCATCGATCCTTTGTCTTTCTAAGTAGCAGATGAGAGAGACGAACATCCCGACAACGTATCCAATTAATTGGTGGAGTGGTACAAGCTGGGATTGTCAAACATCCTCAGCCTTTGAATGACAAGGCTTTTGAAGCGTCGTGGGGGCTGGGAACCGGGCAGATTTAGTGGCCTACAAATTCTTGCATAGATCCTAAGTCCAAATGTAATCATTACCGCTGGGCAGGCCTTGATGTTACCAAATCACCTTATTTGGAGCCTTTTAAGTCGTGACCGCTCGACAGATGCTTTAAGCAGCGTAACAAGTCCCTTCACAATAGGAGCCTGCCTTAAAGCTGTGCAGTTTACAGGGAAACTGGCGCGCTCAGTTAATTGTGCTTCTGTTGGAGTTCCAACACTTTTAAACacgtttttaattttttctcaCTGAGGCATAGTCGCGATTGTAATTTGTACTTGTCTCAAGTAGTTGTAAATCAAGACTCAGTGCCGCGTGTAAACAGTCAGTCGTTTGTTTCCTGTCCGAAACGAATGCGCCCCGTTTCCAGCGTGCGCGTTTTAACAGCAGCGGTGTCGCTCTTCAAATCGAATGAAACCGAGAAGCGTGAAATTCGGCGGCTCCGGTGACGGAGCGGTGCCGCCGCCTTCCACCCATCTGCAAGTCGCATCCCAGTCACTGCGCTAATCCACAGGTTGATCCGTTCTATCctttggctgcagcagctctggctgGGAAAGGCTTGAGCTCCGTTTGATTTGGTCTAAAGCCTTAAATCTGATGTGGGTTTATTTTGGTTCGGACGGCGCGTCTTAAGAATTGGGGGAAATTCAGCCTCTCACCTGCAAAACTCTTACTTTGAAATCCATTTTCACAGGAAATCATATGTGATCTTTTCTTTAATCGGGGGTTAAAGGTGAAGTGCCGCGCGGCTTCTTGAAAGGAAGTGGTCGCTTTCTGACACCGCCCGGGGACAAAGACGTCCTCTCTTTCAACTTGGATTATTGCCAGCTCTGCAAACTTTCCAGGCTCATTTCCATCATTTGGAAGTGACAGAGCGCGTCTCCAGAGCCTTAAGTAactgttaaaacacatttaaacaccgAGGCGAAGCGCTCAGTCCCTTTGACCTCGGTGCGTTTTATTTATCCTCCTTCGGTGACACTAGAACGTCTAATGAAGAGGGCAAACACAGACGTTCTCAACAAAAAGGATGCTACTTCTGATGTGTCTACGGCCAGACCACCCACCCCAGTGTTTACTGGGAAGCCTCTCCATTCACATTCAGCCTCAGAGCGTTCATCAGACTCAAACTTCATCAAGGACAGGGATTCAAAGTCGAATgcgtttgaaaaaaaaaacacttagttGAGATcagctttattattatcactatCATTATAACAAATGGAATGagcaaatacatttattttaaacaaggaaaacaaactTGCAGGTTTTCTgtaacattaaaaaaatgtgtgtttgttggttaGACAAAATGAGGCAACTGAACTTTGGGAACATGTGATGGACACTTTTTCTGGTTTTCCTTAAATTACAatcaaaaatatataaaatgaataaaaaatatatgaaaaaagAACATGACCATGTTTTGTTATGGTCGCAGCGTTACTTTTCATTTCCAGTGCAGTAGATTCCAGCTCTACCTGCTCCTTTGAGGGGTTTCGACCCTCGggacatgttgttgttgtcgtggAGTCAGAGCGCATATGAAAAGTGAAACCCCCTAAAAGCTGCTCCTCGGAGCTGCAGCGATGGCAGCGCGTCCCGCTTGTGTATTGGAGCCAGACAAGGAATACACGCACCACTGTCCCACAGAGGCCTCCTTTCATAGTCACGGCCTGAGAGGAGCGGCAGCTCTCTAATAGCTGTGGGCCATCGTCCCTAAATGAGGCTCCCGTCAAACAATGCAACTCTCTGAATGCAAAGCAGTTGTGCGCGTTAACACAGTTATTTCAAGTTTCCCGACAAGTGGAATGACTGTGAAAGCAAGAACTATTTTCAAATGAGCCTCTGTGGATCGATCTCCCTGGTTTCCCTGCTGAAGCCCTGCTCTGACGCCGGAGAAGCTCCTGTGATCTGCTCCGTCTCACCTTGTCGCAGTTCACACGTGATTGAATGGAACAAAAGCATAAAGAAACACCCATCATTACTGCCGCCGAGCTGAAAGGAGGCGTTTTTTTTTCACCTGCCCGGCACATTTGACAAGCACTGTAGTCGGTGCATGCACGTCCATCACTAATGAGTTTATGAAGCCATTCACAGCAGCGTCCGCGGCCTCTGCCGCTACTGGGACGTCACCTCAGGGTCCACGTCCAGGTTCTGTCCGGCTCCATACGCATCCAGATAGCTGTTCTTCAGACCCTTCAGTTCTAATCCTTTATATAAGAATGCACTTTGCGATTTGTGACGCTTCATCATTTCACCGCTTCACAATCACTGTCAACAAACTGTGACAGGGACTCGTGAGTGGACGTCACTTTGCTTTGAAGGATCCCAAGCAGGAAGGACAGCAGCTGCCGGAGTAGACGGAGAATCAGTGGTGCCTTTGGAAGTTTCACTCATAATCGTCAATAAGTCttgatatttattacatttaatgtTTCAAGCTGCAGGGAAAAAAACTGCATATAGCAAAAGAAAATAGATTTATATATATTGCTACACTGGTATAATGGTGCTGCTAGAGACATCTCAACTAATGATCAACTCACTCAGTGACTCATCAGTTTCCCCTCGAGTTAAACCTGTGATCAGTTTTTCACAGTAAATGAAGCCTAATTTACACTTTGAGCTAAATGATGGAAATGTGAAATGAACTGACTAATTCTAGCTCTTTTGCATGTCACTACTCAGATTGTGTGCGTCTTCCATTTACATGTGTGGCAGGAGGGGGGGTGCAGCTAATCAGCCGTTAGCATCGACGCCGGCCGCTGTGAAGCTGTAGCTGCTCTCAGGTCGGGCATCGAACGTCCCGCGTGCACTCGCGCAAATGAGCGTCCGTGTCGTTACCGGCTTAACGAGGGATCAACTCTGAACGCAGACGTGAGGATTCGGACCCGGGAGCGCCTGACGAACTGATGGActttcttgtcctcctccaccttttagCCACGGGTCTTCGAGAGGCGTGTCCCCTCTCAGCTGATGTGTAAACTTTATGAAACCCATCACGGCGGCGTTTTAAAGGGGCCTCTGCCCAGGTGCCTGGAGGACTTTAATGGAGGTGAGAATTGGCGGGTTGGACTTTAACACTTGACCTCTGTTTACACTTCCTGTGGGTGTCGGGGCCGGTCCATAAAGCGCCGCTGGCCGGGCGCTGCTGCGCTGGAAGGAGCGGCGGCGCTGCGAGCTGAATGCACTGCTGCTCCTGGGCTGTGATTACTGGCAGAGgccatttcctctcctctcattctCTGTTTGCTTATATTACTGCCACACTTCCCCGGACGgcaccccccaccccgcccCACTCACCTCCTCTGGCCTTTTACAGGAAAACGATGCCTCGGTCCGCTGTCCGATGCACGTTCAAGGATGTTCTCAGTGGAAATGGGCTGAAAGTAGAGTTTAGTGATGActcgtctgttttgtttttcattcaatTTGAAATTCTCACACGTGCTTGCAGTTTGAGCAGAAATAGAAACTATGATCAACTTGCCTTTTAGAGATGATACAGTGTCTGATTATGGTCTGGAAAAGGCTTATTGTTTTAACTGTGATTTACCTTTAGAAACACCTGCTACTCTTGAAACATTGATCCAAACTGAGCTGAATAGTTGAGACAATGAGCCACACCTGGATGAGACATGTGGGTATCAAGTGTTTCCAACATCATCTGAAGCTGTGGACAGCGTTTTGCTCTGTTGCTCCTGGTCAATAGACGAGCGGCGCCTCAAGGCCTGGTTCATGTTGGAACGTGTCACCAGACACTGTCTCAGGCTGGTGTTTGTTGTGGAGCTTTGGTCCTTTTTTTCATTCAGTAGTGGGATGATGCCTAAAGGAAGATGCTGTAAAGACCCGCGCGTTAGTGCTCACTCCTCTCCAGGTTTTACGCTTGTAGTCTGTGGGAGACAATCAGAGCCTCTGACtgcagatcaaagcagctgtttccctgGAGAAAGGCcggacaaagacagaaatgtgtgtgtgtgtgtgtgtgtgtgtgtgtgtgtgtgagtgtgtgtgtgtgtgtgtgtgtgtgtgtgtgtgtgtgtgtgctgtaataGACTCTGACTGAAGGTTAAGTGTTGCCAGCAGTCATTAGCTCCAGCTAAAGGCACATTACACCTCACTTCCTGTCTTACTCTTAtgcaaagagagaggagaagtggcagatttagtgtttttacattagCGGAGGGAGAACTTCAAACAGGaccacacacaggctgcacgtACTGGAACGTACCTGGTAACATCTGGTGACATCTGGCGACATCTAGTGGACAAGGGAAGTTTTCAGCTTCCGACTTTAATTTTCAAAGCAGCCTAAGTGGACTCACAGGATTCTGCCAACACCGCCCTCGTGTGTTCATACTACGCAACACCACGGCTCCACAGATCATTGAATCCATCCTGTCCAGCTCTATTACACGTCCAACACCGGCCATATGTGTAATAGTAGCCACTTTTCTCCACTCTTGgtaaaaatcaaattaaatctgtttaaaaCGAATCTTATTCGTACCTTTAACATTCAGGTTAAGATAGAATATGAGGCACAGTAGCTATTAAAATGTTTGACCGTTTGAAtgtaaaataaagtaataatgTACCTTAGCGGTGGTGGCGAGCTCCCTCCGCCATGTTTGTAGTTCAGAGTTTGTTGTAGTTTTTTGGTTACTTGCAGTCACATTATTTGCCTGCAGGTGGCGCCACACTGTAAATAAACCCGTCACCTCTGCTCGTCAAAACAGCTGCTGTCGCCGTCAGCTGATTGTGACACGGTACCTTTGGATGCCTTCAGTTAAGCAGTGAACTTTAGGCATCACATTTTAATGTGAAATAACATACGGCAGAACTGTGTCCCGTAGGAATTGTTGGACCTTTCAGCTTTGTTTGCGTTTAGTTTTGTTAACATATAAACTGTAACCGAAGTGTCCAGGACCAGACAGACCTCAGTCCAGGCCTGAGCTCAGGAACCTCTACACATGTGacatgagctgcagcctcctcctatGACTGAACCAGTGCTTTGACCCCTGCAGGGGGGGTGATATTAATCCCAGTTAATCCAGTATTAATAAAGAAGCCGTCAGTAGGGGCCTAGGACTGTGGCTCACCCCTGGTACTTGTTGAACTTCATTTTTAATCCCTGACCTCATCCATGATTAATAACTCTGGGTCGGCTCCTTTAAACAGATGGGCGTCCCAACTGCTGCCAACTGCTTTCCATGTCGTATTCACAGGACATTAGCAGCCAAACAAAGGGGCCGGCCCACAGCGCAAGGTCTCATCCAAACAGGATGTCGCTCTTTTCTCTCAGTTCATTAGCAACATGGAGACGTAGCCCGTCATTTACACGAGAAAGGCCGGCAGGCGTCACGCAGAGAACCGGGGTCGGGTTCTTGTTCTTGTGTTGGTGCTGAGCTGGTTTTTGTCACGTCACCGTCACGTGAGACCAACTCCAAACTTCCACACATGAAAAGATGCGTGCACGTATTTGGGGGGATGCTGCCAGCTAAACAATTGCTTGTGTAAGAACATGCATCACCACAGTTGACTACAGCTGAGCACGGCCCACGGGCCTCATAGATTGGGATCAGCCAATTAAGCCGTCACACAATCCACTGCATTGACATACAAATTCTCCAACTGTTTGTTCTGTACATGGTGAGAATCCACTCACCACAGATGCACATTGGACCAA
Above is a window of Betta splendens chromosome 22, fBetSpl5.4, whole genome shotgun sequence DNA encoding:
- the noto gene encoding homeobox protein notochord; this translates as MRRLRTGAAFTFWLHFGEAASLSEDLSCFGCFFYLVTRPTMQVPAVPVGTYGYSVRNYAPASLYPQYQGSPCASSTKPPSGKSFTIDALLGKTEDTSSGRASPGQCGGKYQPAATVLSVTGHAGLPMAPAPYVYSPNVLHAQPGYPVYCCPPFTCQTSCRGAFYAQASLSKVSADLHSFKSKGGKSKRMRTSFTMEQLSRLEKEFARQQYMVGSERFLLASALQLTEAQVKVWFQNRRIKWRKQSLEQQQAKLAKLGLAAPPKSPGSQGHGDEGDEEFSESDVDVDVSDDCTDHC